Genomic DNA from Betta splendens chromosome 10, fBetSpl5.4, whole genome shotgun sequence:
ttaacatgacacaaatcaaatgaaaaaaacaagaatgaGGACATCACTTTGTTCATGAGCAATGTTTCTTACCTTTGCAACAATGTGTAGAGGTATTGATGACAGCACAAACAAGGCCCATTATAACAATGAGACTTGTAGCCAAAGCgacacacagcagaaacagaaccgtgttgtctctgtgtgagtcacagctgtTGACGACTGAAGCATGAAATGTACATGAAATGAAGTTAGACAAACACTTATCCTCCACATCAGATCAGCAGGAGGATGAGTGTGGGACAGTTACCGTCTATGTCCAGCTTTGTTCCATTTCCATAAAGTATCTGTCCACACGTGGCCACAGCGCAGTGATAAGTCCCAGCGTCAGACGAGCTGATGGTCTTAGAGAAGTTGTAGACACATTTCTGTGGAGGTTGGATCTCAGGTCTGCGCTCACATTCACCACCACTGTCCCCCTCAGTAAAAATGAATCGGGCCTGAGACCCGTCTGATCCAGGTCTGAACCAATGAACACCTTGAGCACGTGGACACGTTCCgctgtcagagtcagagagaaCGGAACACTGGAGGGTCACAGAATCTTCAGGAGGGACTGGACCAGGTGTTTGCTCTTCAGTTATTTCAGGTTCTGGAGCTGGAAAATACAAAAAATTGTTATTTATCAATTTATAAATGGTGTATAAACAAAgcatgtttttcacattttcatgtAAAGCTGTGTTTAATTTACCTGTAACAGTCAGAATAATTCTTTTAAGAAATGTCAAGTTAATGCCGCGTGTTTTCATACAGTAGTAAAATCCAGTATCATTCATATCTGTTTCTTTAATGTGAAGGAGGTAAGTTCCAGGCCCTTGTTTTGCTGTGATGCGAGGAATCTCTTTTATACCGTCATCATCAAAGGAAAATGTTCCTCCAATGAAATCAGGAGAACGTCCAGAGACCAGCCTGAACCAGTACAGGAACGTCAGGGTTGACTCTCGCTCGCGTGGACACAACAGTTCCACTTCCTCTCCAACAAAAACGTTTTTTGTCTCAAAGAGTTGATCGTTTGTGCATCCTGATTAAAAGGAACAACCGACAGACACAGTCAGCGGTGAAATAAAGTAGGAGCGTAACAGTCAAACAGCAAACATAGATCTGCAGTAAATCTACTTACGTTCAACACTAAGCATCAGCAGCATAAGAACCATGACCAACATTATTCTGTGCTTGGATGAATCAACCCTGGACAGAGTTTAATTGAAGCAGCAATGACACAAACCTTGTTATAGCCAAGTAAAATGGGTGAGAATTGCTCTAAGCTGCCTGATTGGTCTCTGCTTGTCGTTGGTGTTTGTACAGAGCGACCACAGCGGAAATAATATTAAGAACCTTTCCACCCTGAACAGATGAAAAGACACTAACTGCTATAAAGCGCTTGTTTCGTTTCTTCTTGACACCCAGAAACAGAATCTGATTTGATCTGACACGGCCCAGAACAACGCTGTTACAGCCGGGCGAACAGGAACTAGAGTTCACAGTGAGAAACGGGCTGTAAAGGCCAACAAACAAGACCAGAGGGGAGGACCCACGTGAACAACCCCAAACGGAGAACGGGTAACTAAAAGGGAatttaatgaaacacaacaCTAAGTAAcatgaactaaaaatcactggtaaccaggagaaaaaaaacatcaatggATAAAGAACCAAAAAACCTAAACTTGCAACAAAAAGAACAATTAGAGACACACAGAACAAGACAAACCTCGATACTGGGCAACAGAATGAACAATGAACCAACAACCGGTGAGTACAAACAAAGAACTTAAACACTAATACAGACAGGTGACTGCAATcaaactgattacagacaggaaatgacatcacatgacaacaatacacaaaaacaaaagcgtcACCAGGGGGATGA
This window encodes:
- the LOC114864887 gene encoding uncharacterized protein LOC114864887 → MVLMLLMLSVERCTNDQLFETKNVFVGEEVELLCPRERESTLTFLYWFRLVSGRSPDFIGGTFSFDDDGIKEIPRITAKQGPGTYLLHIKETDMNDTGFYYCMKTRGINLTFLKRIILTVTAPEPEITEEQTPGPVPPEDSVTLQCSVLSDSDSGTCPRAQGVHWFRPGSDGSQARFIFTEGDSGGECERRPEIQPPQKCVYNFSKTISSSDAGTYHCAVATCGQILYGNGTKLDIDGNCPTLILLLI